In the genome of Nycticebus coucang isolate mNycCou1 chromosome 12, mNycCou1.pri, whole genome shotgun sequence, one region contains:
- the LOC128561345 gene encoding histone H2A.J, whose protein sequence is MSGRGKQGGKVRAKAKSRSSRAGLQFPVGRVHRLLRKGNYAERVGAGAPVYLAAVLEYLTAEILELAGNAARDNKKTRIIPRHLQLAIRNDEELNKLLGKVTIAQGGVLPNIQAVLLPKKTESQKAKSK, encoded by the coding sequence ATGTCTGGTCGCGGAAAGCAGGGCGGCAAAGTGCGGGCCAAGGCCAAGTCCCGCTCCTCCCGCGCGGGCCTGCAGTTCCCAGTGGGCCGCGTGCACAGACTGCTGCGCAAGGGTAACTACGCGGAACGAGTGGGAGCCGGGGCGCCGGTCTACCTAGCGGCGGTGTTGGAGTACCTGACCGCGGAGATCCTGGAGTTGGCTGGCAACGCCGCGCGTGACAACAAGAAGACTAGGATAATTCCTCGCCACCTGCAGCTCGCCATCCGCAACGACGAGGAGCTAAACAAGCTGCTGGGGAAAGTGACCATCGCTCAGGGCGGCGTCCTGCCCAACATTCAGGCGGTGCTGCTACCCAAGAAGACAGAGAGTCAGAAAGCGAAGAGCAAGTGA